In Geotalea uraniireducens, one genomic interval encodes:
- a CDS encoding helix-turn-helix domain-containing protein — translation MTDYNIGAKIKKLRLAKKLTLQAVARETGFSPALISQIENNNVSPPIATLSKIAKFFDVKIGMFFNEDEEEYRYEVVRKGERKVIPRVISRAGTNQGYSYESLSFRKQNKKMEPFLLTVSEKATEENTYSHDGEEFLFVMRGTAELLLDEERVTLEEGDCIYFDSSLKHRLLTKDGNEVMVLAVVTR, via the coding sequence ATGACCGACTACAACATCGGGGCGAAAATCAAGAAGCTCCGACTTGCCAAAAAGCTGACCCTGCAGGCGGTAGCCCGCGAGACCGGTTTTTCTCCAGCCCTCATCTCCCAGATCGAGAACAACAACGTCTCTCCTCCCATCGCGACTCTTTCAAAAATCGCCAAGTTTTTTGACGTGAAGATCGGGATGTTCTTCAACGAAGACGAAGAGGAATACCGTTACGAAGTAGTGCGGAAAGGGGAGCGCAAAGTTATCCCCCGCGTCATTTCGCGAGCCGGGACTAATCAGGGTTATTCGTACGAATCGCTTTCCTTCCGCAAGCAGAACAAGAAAATGGAACCGTTTCTGCTGACGGTCTCCGAAAAGGCGACCGAGGAAAACACTTACAGTCACGACGGTGAAGAGTTCCTTTTCGTTATGCGGGGGACGGCCGAACTTCTCCTGGACGAGGAGCGCGTCACCCTCGAGGAAGGCGACTGCATTTATTTCGACTCGTCACTCAAGCACCGGCTCCTGACCAAGGATGGCAATGAAGTGATGGTTCTTGCCGTTGTGACACGCTAG
- a CDS encoding (Fe-S)-binding protein: MDPLKRVENELKKCVKCGACRAHCPAFAALQREPAVARGKVALAQHLLKGDITLDDQTYTAMSKCLLCGSCVEKCPNDVPTDEIVMIAREALAQQRGLTTFHQAVGRVIRNRRLMSFGALAAAILGPLFFRKVPATSGLRLRFPLPFIGTKRHIPQLARTPFLARHPEVIPGEPGKPRIVYFVGCMTNFVYTEVGEAALALFRHLGCTVIIPKDQQCCGLPAMSGGDLATVRELAEKNLAALEKYDADYVMTACATCGGALHKFYPALIGKKHPELAERIGAIAAKTVDAAQLLQQLGFRPGGTAAGDELTITYHDPCHLRTRNITRQPRELLTAAPGVALTEMEGADKCCGLGGTFNVYHYETSLKINEAKSAAIERTGAAAVVTGCPGCMMQLSDGLKQRGARTRVMHTLEVLARSLR, translated from the coding sequence ATGGATCCGCTCAAACGCGTTGAAAACGAACTGAAGAAATGTGTCAAATGCGGCGCCTGCCGCGCCCACTGCCCGGCCTTTGCCGCCCTGCAACGGGAACCGGCAGTCGCCCGCGGCAAAGTGGCCCTTGCACAGCACCTGCTCAAGGGAGACATCACTCTCGACGACCAGACCTATACCGCCATGTCGAAATGCCTGCTTTGCGGCAGTTGTGTGGAAAAATGCCCTAACGACGTGCCGACCGATGAAATCGTCATGATAGCCCGGGAAGCCCTGGCGCAACAGCGGGGGCTGACCACCTTCCACCAAGCAGTGGGGAGAGTGATCAGAAATCGGCGGCTGATGAGCTTCGGCGCTCTGGCGGCAGCCATCCTCGGCCCGCTATTCTTCCGTAAGGTACCGGCCACCTCCGGGTTGCGCCTCCGTTTCCCCCTCCCGTTCATCGGCACCAAACGGCACATCCCCCAGCTTGCCCGTACCCCGTTCCTCGCCCGCCATCCCGAAGTAATCCCCGGGGAGCCGGGCAAACCGCGGATCGTCTATTTCGTCGGCTGCATGACCAACTTTGTCTATACCGAGGTTGGCGAGGCGGCCCTCGCCCTGTTCCGTCATCTCGGCTGCACGGTGATCATTCCCAAGGACCAGCAGTGTTGCGGCCTGCCGGCCATGTCCGGTGGCGATCTCGCCACGGTTCGCGAACTGGCGGAAAAGAATCTGGCGGCACTGGAAAAGTATGACGCCGATTACGTGATGACCGCCTGCGCCACCTGCGGCGGAGCTCTCCACAAGTTCTACCCGGCACTGATCGGCAAGAAGCATCCCGAGCTAGCCGAGCGAATCGGGGCCATCGCCGCCAAGACGGTAGATGCTGCCCAGTTGCTCCAGCAATTAGGCTTCCGGCCCGGCGGAACTGCCGCCGGCGATGAGTTGACCATCACCTATCATGACCCCTGCCACCTCCGCACCCGCAACATCACCCGCCAACCGCGGGAACTCCTCACGGCGGCGCCCGGAGTCGCGTTGACCGAAATGGAAGGGGCGGACAAGTGCTGCGGCCTCGGCGGGACCTTCAACGTCTACCATTACGAAACGTCCCTGAAAATCAATGAAGCCAAAAGTGCCGCTATTGAACGGACCGGGGCAGCGGCCGTCGTTACCGGCTGTCCCGGCTGCATGATGCAACTTTCCGATGGCTTGAAACAGCGGGGGGCTCGCACGCGGGTAATGCACACCCTTGAGGTCCTGGCCCGCTCCCTCCGTTAG
- a CDS encoding FAD-binding oxidoreductase, producing the protein MLTSSIIDQLKAIIGPENVATDRQDLLCYGYDATQMEFLPDAVLHPGSPEEIAAILKLANRENFPVFPRGAGSGFTGGALPKGGGVVLVTTRLNRILRIDTENLIAEVEPGVVTEQFQQAVERLGLFYPPDPASLKFSTLGGNVAENAGGPRAVKYGVTRDFVMGLEVVLPTGEIIRTGGETYKGVVGYDLTRLLVGSEGTLGVITKIIFKLLPFPEAKKTMLTIFDSIDGAARAVSTIVGNKIIPTTLEFMDHATLQCVDRRFTLGLPATARAVLLIEVDGDPELIEKQTAKIHEVVKPLGLVEFKVAKDAAEAEALWKVRRLVSPSLRDVNPNKYNEDIVVPRSKVPDVIRSIERIQQRYDIPIVNFGHAGDGNIHVNVMIDKEIPGMEEKAHQAIEEVFRAALELGGTMSGEHGVGLAKQPFIPLELSPVQIATMQSIKKALDPHNILNPGKMFPA; encoded by the coding sequence ATGCTCACTTCATCGATTATCGATCAGCTAAAAGCCATTATCGGGCCGGAAAACGTGGCCACTGACCGACAGGACCTGCTCTGTTACGGCTACGACGCCACCCAGATGGAATTTCTTCCGGATGCGGTGCTGCACCCCGGCAGCCCCGAAGAAATTGCCGCCATCCTGAAGCTTGCCAACCGCGAGAACTTCCCGGTTTTTCCCCGGGGTGCGGGCAGCGGCTTTACCGGCGGCGCCCTGCCGAAGGGGGGCGGGGTGGTTCTCGTGACGACCCGTCTGAACCGGATTCTGCGCATCGACACCGAGAACCTGATCGCCGAGGTCGAACCGGGTGTGGTCACCGAACAGTTCCAGCAGGCGGTTGAACGTCTCGGCCTCTTCTATCCTCCCGACCCGGCATCGCTTAAATTTTCGACCCTCGGCGGGAACGTCGCCGAGAACGCCGGCGGGCCTCGGGCAGTCAAATACGGGGTTACCCGCGACTTCGTCATGGGGCTGGAGGTCGTGCTCCCCACCGGCGAGATTATCCGGACCGGCGGCGAAACGTACAAAGGAGTGGTCGGCTATGACCTGACCCGGCTGCTGGTCGGTAGCGAAGGGACTCTCGGCGTGATCACCAAGATCATTTTCAAGCTGCTGCCGTTCCCGGAAGCAAAGAAAACGATGCTCACCATTTTCGACTCCATCGACGGTGCCGCCCGAGCAGTATCGACGATCGTCGGCAACAAGATCATTCCAACCACTCTGGAGTTCATGGATCATGCAACACTCCAATGCGTCGACCGCCGCTTCACCCTTGGGCTCCCCGCCACCGCCCGGGCGGTCCTGCTGATCGAGGTGGACGGCGATCCGGAGCTGATCGAAAAGCAGACGGCCAAGATCCACGAGGTAGTCAAGCCGCTCGGGCTGGTGGAATTCAAGGTGGCCAAGGACGCTGCCGAGGCGGAGGCGCTCTGGAAGGTCCGGCGGCTCGTTTCGCCGTCGCTGCGGGACGTCAACCCGAACAAATACAACGAGGATATTGTCGTGCCACGGAGCAAAGTGCCGGACGTCATCCGTTCGATCGAGCGGATCCAGCAGCGCTACGACATCCCGATCGTCAACTTCGGTCATGCCGGTGACGGCAACATCCATGTCAACGTGATGATTGACAAGGAAATCCCCGGCATGGAAGAGAAAGCCCACCAGGCCATCGAGGAGGTTTTCCGGGCAGCGCTCGAACTGGGCGGGACCATGTCGGGCGAACACGGGGTCGGCCTGGCCAAGCAGCCGTTCATCCCCCTGGAACTCTCCCCGGTCCAGATAGCCACGATGCAGTCGATCAAGAAGGCGCTGGACCCGCACAACATCCTCAATCCGGGCAAGATGTTCCCGGCATAA
- the larA gene encoding nickel-dependent lactate racemase codes for MELKFGDTSWEFDLPTQHLLDTIRPTVAAPTAQPETIVGEALDRCDEIIRSFRPGDRVTIVTSDITRYTGSEIYLPLLVARLNEIGIRDRDIEILIALGIHRKQTEHEHRKIVGPLFGRVKVLDHDCDNPGDLALLGTTTGGIEVEVNRRIVETDRLILTGTIGFHYFAGFGGGRKAVLPGVASRKSCMASHFAVLNPGEGAGKNPLATTGNLAGNPVHQAMEEACALAAPDFILNTVLSPDKRIIAAFAGHWRETHAAGCQLYARHFAYPLRQLADLVVVSCGGFPKDINFIQAHKSMEYGSQALREGGVMVLLAQCRDGYGNATFFNWFRFRTLDEFETHLRQHYEINGQTAYSTLQKALKFRIILVSEFPPAEVRAMGMMPARTLDEALSQARELLPADFSAYVIPEGGTVLPIKA; via the coding sequence ATGGAATTGAAGTTCGGCGACACATCGTGGGAATTCGACCTCCCGACTCAACACCTGCTTGACACGATACGGCCAACGGTCGCCGCACCAACGGCCCAACCGGAAACCATCGTCGGTGAAGCCCTGGACCGGTGCGACGAAATCATCCGCTCGTTCCGGCCGGGGGACCGGGTAACCATCGTCACCTCCGACATCACCCGTTATACGGGCAGCGAAATCTATCTGCCGCTCCTGGTGGCGCGCCTCAATGAAATCGGCATCAGAGATCGCGACATCGAAATCCTGATCGCCCTCGGCATTCACCGCAAGCAGACGGAACATGAACACCGCAAGATTGTCGGACCGCTGTTCGGCCGGGTGAAGGTGCTCGATCACGACTGCGACAACCCCGGCGACCTGGCCCTGCTCGGCACAACGACGGGCGGCATCGAGGTCGAGGTAAACCGACGGATTGTCGAGACCGACCGGCTGATTCTCACCGGTACCATCGGCTTCCATTATTTCGCCGGCTTCGGTGGCGGCAGAAAGGCGGTCCTGCCGGGAGTAGCCAGCAGAAAGAGCTGTATGGCGAGCCACTTCGCCGTGCTCAATCCCGGTGAAGGGGCCGGCAAAAATCCGTTGGCGACCACCGGCAACCTGGCCGGCAACCCCGTTCACCAGGCCATGGAAGAGGCATGCGCCCTGGCGGCGCCCGACTTTATCCTCAATACCGTCCTTTCGCCCGACAAACGAATCATCGCCGCCTTTGCCGGTCATTGGCGGGAGACCCATGCCGCCGGGTGCCAGCTCTATGCCCGGCACTTCGCCTACCCGCTCCGCCAGCTGGCCGATCTGGTCGTCGTGTCGTGCGGCGGCTTCCCCAAGGACATCAACTTCATCCAGGCCCACAAGTCGATGGAGTACGGCAGCCAGGCCCTGCGGGAGGGGGGGGTAATGGTCCTGCTGGCCCAGTGCCGCGACGGCTACGGCAATGCCACCTTCTTCAACTGGTTCCGCTTCCGAACGCTGGATGAGTTCGAGACACACCTGCGGCAGCATTACGAAATTAACGGCCAGACCGCCTATTCGACCCTGCAGAAGGCGCTGAAGTTCCGGATCATCCTGGTTTCGGAATTTCCCCCCGCAGAAGTTCGGGCGATGGGAATGATGCCGGCCCGGACCCTCGACGAGGCGTTGAGCCAGGCCAGGGAACTGCTACCGGCCGATTTTTCGGCATATGTCATCCCCGAAGGGGGAACCGTTTTGCCTATCAAGGCGTAG
- a CDS encoding FprA family A-type flavoprotein — protein sequence MKAVEIKDGIFWVGAVDWAVRDFHGYVTPRGTTYNNYLIMDEEITLIDTVKYDFADLAIKNISGVVDPSRIKNVVINHIENDHATSLDRIMALAPNATIYISEKGKKGIERFFDTSNWTMKTVKSGDTLTIGKRTLEFLETPMLHWPDSMFTYCREDKVLFTQDAFGQHIASATRFDDEFEKSDSAAELEDSVIDYYANILMPFGQMIKNKIAEVQSKGLAAEIIAPDHGIIWRQNPQKVLDMYQDMANGKARLAVAIIYDTMWQSTEKMSVPIAEGIRAEGLDCRVIKLRATPMSVAIKEFWKCRGTLIGSPTLNNILYPSVAEFLTHVRGLRPKNRLTGAFGSYGWGGGAVKEAYEECKRMGLQTVEPGIQIPYRPSPDDEAACFEFGRSFARQVIEYHAGF from the coding sequence GTGAAGGCCGTAGAGATAAAAGACGGAATATTCTGGGTCGGCGCCGTCGACTGGGCGGTCCGTGATTTCCACGGATATGTGACCCCCCGCGGCACAACCTACAACAATTATCTGATCATGGACGAAGAAATCACCCTGATCGACACCGTCAAGTACGACTTCGCCGATCTGGCGATCAAGAACATTTCCGGGGTTGTCGACCCCTCCCGAATCAAAAACGTCGTGATCAACCATATCGAGAACGACCACGCCACGAGCCTGGACCGGATCATGGCCCTTGCGCCGAACGCCACGATCTACATTTCCGAGAAGGGAAAAAAAGGGATCGAGCGGTTCTTCGACACGTCCAACTGGACCATGAAGACCGTCAAGAGCGGCGACACCCTGACCATCGGCAAGCGGACCCTCGAATTCCTGGAGACGCCGATGCTGCACTGGCCCGACTCAATGTTCACCTACTGCCGGGAAGACAAGGTACTCTTCACCCAGGATGCCTTCGGCCAGCACATCGCCTCGGCAACCCGCTTCGACGACGAGTTCGAGAAATCCGACTCGGCCGCCGAACTGGAAGACTCGGTAATCGACTACTACGCCAACATCCTGATGCCCTTCGGCCAGATGATCAAGAACAAGATCGCCGAAGTGCAGAGCAAGGGGCTGGCAGCGGAAATCATCGCTCCCGACCACGGGATAATCTGGCGGCAGAACCCGCAAAAAGTCCTCGACATGTATCAGGATATGGCAAATGGCAAAGCCCGTCTCGCGGTGGCGATTATTTACGACACCATGTGGCAGAGCACCGAAAAAATGTCGGTGCCGATCGCCGAGGGAATCAGGGCCGAAGGGCTCGACTGCCGGGTCATCAAGCTGCGGGCCACGCCGATGAGCGTCGCCATCAAGGAATTCTGGAAATGCCGGGGGACGCTGATCGGCTCGCCGACTCTCAACAATATCCTTTATCCGAGCGTTGCCGAGTTCCTCACCCACGTCCGTGGGCTCAGGCCCAAGAACCGGCTGACCGGCGCCTTCGGCAGCTACGGCTGGGGCGGCGGAGCGGTCAAAGAGGCGTACGAAGAGTGCAAGCGGATGGGACTCCAGACGGTTGAGCCTGGAATCCAGATCCCCTACCGGCCTTCTCCGGACGACGAAGCGGCCTGCTTCGAGTTCGGCCGTTCATTCGCACGGCAGGTCATCGAGTACCACGCCGGCTTCTGA
- a CDS encoding rubredoxin-like domain-containing protein — protein sequence MEVRMKKWRCTVCDYIHEGPEPPEVCPVCGVGRDQFEEITE from the coding sequence ATGGAGGTACGTATGAAAAAATGGCGTTGCACTGTTTGTGACTATATCCACGAAGGTCCTGAACCGCCGGAAGTGTGCCCGGTCTGTGGCGTCGGCAGGGATCAGTTCGAAGAGATTACCGAATAG
- a CDS encoding Fur family transcriptional regulator, with product MKFQPAFKDNKIKHLEECCRKEGLPVTIQRRLVLEALAERTDHPSADQLFEAVRDRLPGISRTTVYRVLETLEELGVVQRINHQEARVRFDAETRHHHHLLCTRCHKVVDLRDPELDKLNLPPFNNEGFAVSGFTITVSGICPACRD from the coding sequence ATGAAGTTTCAACCTGCCTTCAAAGATAACAAGATCAAGCATCTTGAGGAATGCTGCCGCAAAGAGGGGCTGCCCGTCACCATTCAGCGCCGGCTGGTTCTCGAAGCCCTGGCGGAGCGGACCGACCACCCTTCGGCAGACCAGCTGTTCGAGGCGGTCCGCGACCGGCTTCCCGGCATCTCGCGGACGACCGTCTATCGCGTTCTGGAAACACTTGAGGAGCTGGGGGTCGTACAACGGATCAACCACCAGGAGGCCCGGGTTCGCTTTGACGCCGAGACCAGGCACCATCACCACCTGCTCTGTACGCGTTGCCATAAGGTTGTCGACCTCCGGGATCCGGAGCTTGACAAGCTCAATCTCCCCCCGTTCAACAACGAAGGCTTTGCTGTCAGCGGCTTCACCATTACGGTCAGTGGCATCTGTCCCGCCTGCCGGGATTAA